The genomic stretch atatatatatatatatttatattttgaactatattcatttttttaaagaaattttattttattttttataaatccttttcttatatatttttttttttttttaaataaacttTTTCCGAAATGGTTAAATATgctaaaaaaataagaaaccTTGGGAAatgtaattttataaaaatataatgaaaaaaaatatatatgaagaaaaaaaaatatatatgaagaaatataataatatggaaatttacgaagaaatatattatatatatatatatatattttttttttttattatgtataatgGTATAGTacttataaatttattatttgtttaatatattattataggtGCCAAGGGAGCAGGTGTTGATTTAAGGgtacattttaaaaatacgTATGAAGCTGCAAGGGCTATAAGGAGAATGAAATTATTAGAAGCCAAGAAATACTTGAATGATGTTattgaaaagaaaagatGTGTACCTTTCCGTAAATATAATGGTGGTGTAGGAAGAACAAACCAAGCTAAAGAATTTAATCATACACAAGGAAGATGGCCAGCTAAATCTTGTAAATTCTTATTGAATATTCTTGATAATGTACAAGCCAACGCAGAGGTAAacatttatatgaaataattatatattgtaatata from Plasmodium falciparum 3D7 genome assembly, chromosome: 13 encodes the following:
- a CDS encoding 60S ribosomal protein L17, putative, whose protein sequence is MVKYAKKIRNLGKCAKGAGVDLRVHFKNTYEAARAIRRMKLLEAKKYLNDVIEKKRCVPFRKYNGGVGRTNQAKEFNHTQGRWPAKSCKFLLNILDNVQANAESRNLDVSKLRLIHVMVNKARPGRRRTYKAHGRINPFMSSPCHIQIIAREINKPAKKSLLSNAEKQKKLPFKVTLKKLIKLNISNQNRLKNKSVKKQQTVQ